From a region of the Odoribacter splanchnicus DSM 20712 genome:
- a CDS encoding HAD family hydrolase — protein MKYKNVVWDWNGTLLNDVKVGVNTLNDMLGRRGLPLLSVEDYKEKFGFPVIDFYDRVGFDMEKESFHELSVDFVETYDKYAGEVGLNEGVREVLAGIQQTGVKQYVLSALREDLLQQMLRHFQIDSRFDRACGANDIYAAGKIERGQQMLQTCPIVPEDTLMVGDTIHDAEVADALGFDCILFAGGHNNEERLQKKAPVIHRMRELLTCV, from the coding sequence ATGAAGTATAAAAATGTCGTGTGGGATTGGAACGGTACTTTATTGAATGATGTGAAAGTCGGTGTGAATACGTTGAACGATATGCTCGGGAGAAGAGGTTTGCCATTGCTTTCTGTAGAAGATTATAAAGAAAAATTCGGTTTTCCGGTCATAGACTTTTATGATCGGGTCGGATTCGATATGGAGAAAGAATCTTTTCATGAACTGTCTGTCGATTTTGTCGAGACCTATGATAAATATGCCGGCGAAGTGGGATTGAACGAAGGAGTAAGAGAGGTGCTGGCAGGCATACAGCAAACCGGTGTAAAACAGTATGTCCTGTCTGCTCTTCGGGAAGATTTGTTGCAACAGATGCTCCGGCATTTTCAGATCGATTCCCGTTTTGACCGCGCTTGTGGGGCGAATGATATTTATGCGGCCGGCAAGATCGAACGGGGACAGCAAATGTTACAGACTTGTCCGATTGTACCCGAAGACACCCTGATGGTTGGAGATACTATTCACGATGCCGAGGTGGCCGACGCTTTGGGGTTCGATTGTATCTTATTTGCAGGAGGGCATAACAATGAAGAACGCCTGCAGAAAAAAGCTCCTGTCATTCATCGGATGAGGGAATTGCTGACCTGTGTTTGA
- a CDS encoding TolC family protein, giving the protein MKKYIYILCLSLIVTLPVFSQSGIKEVLKNIEVNNPTLQAGMQLNQAQKLEARTGIFLPNPTVELNQLWADRSVGGNANELAVVQSFDFPTVYANKNKLAKLKSATSDLQYAATRQEILLTAQQTCQEIIYLRKQKQLLDQRLKNAEKLAELYRQRFANGDANRLEYNKIQLEKINANNASRLNNSALRAQLEKLQALNGGHPLDFETTDYPQTQVLPDYSSLESEYLAADPTLKSLRSESESAQREIKVNRALTLPKFDLGYRRNGGSESKMNGFKIGLSIPLWENRNTVKQAKAQAEYTVTNILANQQTLKATLRELYLQAEALANSRNEYAEALSSQRTDELLNKALETGQISMIDYFVEITLLYDSMQNYLDVEKEYQNAVAQLLQYQL; this is encoded by the coding sequence ATGAAAAAATACATATACATCCTTTGCCTGTCTCTGATCGTCACTCTCCCTGTATTTTCCCAATCGGGAATCAAGGAAGTGCTTAAAAATATCGAGGTAAACAATCCCACCTTACAAGCAGGCATGCAACTAAACCAAGCACAAAAGCTGGAAGCACGGACGGGGATTTTTTTACCCAACCCGACAGTCGAATTAAATCAATTGTGGGCCGACCGTAGTGTAGGCGGAAATGCCAACGAATTAGCCGTCGTACAGAGTTTCGACTTCCCTACGGTCTATGCCAATAAAAACAAATTGGCCAAATTGAAATCTGCAACTTCCGATCTCCAATATGCAGCCACCCGTCAGGAGATCTTACTGACAGCACAACAGACCTGCCAGGAGATCATATACTTACGCAAACAAAAACAGTTATTGGACCAACGGCTGAAAAATGCGGAAAAACTAGCAGAATTGTATCGTCAACGTTTTGCGAATGGTGATGCCAACCGATTAGAATACAACAAAATTCAATTAGAAAAGATTAATGCCAATAATGCCAGCCGACTCAATAACTCGGCTTTGCGGGCTCAATTGGAGAAATTACAGGCACTGAACGGTGGCCACCCCCTCGATTTCGAAACAACGGACTACCCACAGACTCAGGTTCTACCGGACTATTCCAGTCTGGAATCGGAGTATCTGGCCGCTGATCCCACATTAAAAAGTCTACGCAGCGAATCCGAATCCGCCCAACGGGAGATCAAAGTAAACCGGGCCCTGACTTTACCTAAATTCGATCTGGGTTACCGTCGTAACGGGGGGAGTGAATCAAAGATGAACGGTTTCAAAATCGGCCTTTCGATTCCGCTTTGGGAAAATAGAAACACGGTTAAACAAGCAAAAGCACAAGCCGAATATACGGTTACCAATATCTTAGCCAATCAACAGACCCTGAAAGCTACCCTCCGGGAACTATACCTGCAAGCCGAAGCTTTGGCAAACTCCCGGAATGAATATGCAGAGGCTCTTTCCAGCCAACGGACCGACGAATTACTCAATAAGGCTCTCGAAACCGGGCAGATATCCATGATCGATTATTTTGTAGAGATTACTCTGCTTTACGATAGTATGCAAAACTATTTGGATGTAGAAAAAGAATATCAGAATGCAGTGGCCCAACTATTACAATATCAATTGTAA
- a CDS encoding GntR family transcriptional regulator — protein MDFKETQAIYLQIVDLVCDHIVTGKWKAQERIPSVRELGVQLEVNPNTVMRAYDYLQAREIICNKRGVGFFVTEGASKQITESRREEFVGTELPDIFRRMSLLAIPIELVVVEYEKYKAGNNS, from the coding sequence ATGGACTTTAAGGAGACGCAGGCGATTTATTTGCAGATTGTGGATTTGGTTTGTGATCACATTGTCACAGGTAAATGGAAAGCTCAGGAACGGATTCCGTCTGTTCGTGAATTGGGGGTACAATTGGAGGTAAATCCGAATACTGTGATGCGTGCCTACGACTATTTGCAGGCCCGGGAGATCATTTGTAACAAGCGGGGAGTCGGCTTTTTTGTGACAGAAGGAGCTTCGAAGCAGATTACTGAATCCAGACGTGAAGAGTTTGTCGGGACGGAACTGCCCGATATCTTCCGGCGAATGAGTTTATTGGCTATTCCGATCGAATTGGTCGTGGTCGAGTATGAAAAATATAAAGCAGGCAACAATTCTTAG
- a CDS encoding PaaI family thioesterase, with protein sequence MEKRKMYNAYADLEGYNCFGCSPTNPYGLKCKFVDEGEYITCHWVPSENYQGFFHVLHGGIQATLIDEIASWAIFSHEKTAGVTTEMQVKYRRPVRTDQGEIWLRAKVTEVARRLVTAHVELFNEKNELATEADVVYMIYPEELARKKLDWPGAEAFYKPVEEEE encoded by the coding sequence ATGGAAAAACGGAAAATGTATAATGCCTATGCGGATTTGGAGGGATACAATTGTTTCGGTTGTTCGCCGACAAATCCGTATGGACTGAAATGTAAGTTTGTGGATGAAGGTGAATATATCACCTGCCATTGGGTGCCCTCGGAGAATTATCAGGGCTTTTTTCATGTTTTGCATGGAGGGATACAGGCGACACTGATCGATGAGATTGCCAGTTGGGCAATCTTTTCTCATGAAAAAACAGCTGGTGTGACAACAGAAATGCAGGTGAAATACCGACGGCCTGTCCGGACAGATCAGGGAGAAATTTGGTTGAGAGCCAAGGTGACCGAAGTGGCAAGACGGTTGGTGACCGCTCACGTGGAGCTTTTCAATGAAAAAAATGAGTTGGCGACCGAGGCCGATGTGGTGTATATGATTTATCCGGAAGAACTGGCACGGAAAAAATTGGATTGGCCTGGAGCGGAAGCTTTTTATAAGCCTGTAGAAGAAGAGGAATAA